CTCAGCCCGTTTTGATTATCAAAAGCCCAAGCGAAAGCAAAGCCGCCAAAACCTTTCTCGGCTATGAATGGAGCACGCGCAAAGGCAGCGAAGGTATCCGATATATCGGCAGCAGCGAAACAGAAAACGAAGACGAAGACAATCCCAACCGCAACCAAGGCATCTTCAAAATGCAAACCCCGCTGTTCAACCCCAATGATTTGGCAGACAGCGGTAAGCTCAATCATTTAATCAGGCACAATTTTCAGACGGCCTTAACGCAAAAGCAGCCTGAAATTCCCGAACACCTGAAAATATTTGCCAGCCTGCGCCCGCTCCATGAAATGTTAGATTTTTCGCGCACCAAATTTGATAAGGCTATCCAGACGGCTTTGGCAGAGAAAGTAAAGATTGTGAGTAAGTATCCGTTGGTAAAACTGAAAGATTTGGCAGATGTTTATCGCGGCGTAACATATGCCAAAACAGAGCAATTACAGGAAAAGACAAGCAAAATTATTTTGCCTGCCGACAATATCACGTTAGATGGACGCTTGGAAATTAACAAAGAAATCTATTTATTGGAAAGTAAAGAGTTAGATGGCGACAAACGATTGAAGAAAAATGATATTTTTATCTGTTTTTCAAGTGGTAGTGAAAAGCACATTGGCAAATTATGCTTGATTACGGAGGATACCAATTACTTCGCGGGAGGATTTATGGGTATTTTGCGAGCAAGTGGAGAAGTATTGCCTCAATACCTATTTAATGTATTAAATTTGGATGATATGAGAAATCAGGTTCGTCAGCTAAGCAATGGTAGCAACATTAAAAATTTATCCAGTTCAATTGGCGAGCTAAAAGTTCCTAAACCACCCGAAGATGTTCAAAATCAAATCATCGCCGAATGCCAAAAAATCGACCAGGAATACGAAAGCAGTCGTATGAGCATTGAAGCCTATCGCGCCAAAATCGCCCAAATATTCAGCGACTTGGAAGTGATGGCGCAAACTCAATCGGGGGGGGTAAAACTATTTAAAATCAAAGATTTATTAAAAATATATCCTCAAAAAATTGATCCAGCTCAACATCCCGGACAAGGTATCTATATTGGTTTGGAAAATATTGAACCGCACACAGGCAAGCTGACGGGTGAATATCTACACGAATATTCGCTTATTAAAAGCGTTAAAAATAAATTTTCCATCAGAGAAATCTTATTTGGCAAACTGCGTCCCAATTTGAACAAGGTATGGCTTTCAGATTGTGAGGGAATTTGTTCAACTGATATTTTGGTACTTCAAGCCAAGAATTCAACACAAACTGTTTTGTTAAGCCATTATTTACGCAGCAAATCATTTAACGAAAAAGTATTAAAAACAGTATCAGGACAACAATTGCCGCGTACATCTTGGGAAGCCCTCAGCCATATTCAACTAGCACTACCTAATGAGTCTGAGCAAAAACAGATCTTGGCTAAAATCGCCGACTACGAAGCCGAAATCACCAAGCTGGAACAAAACCTGCAATCTCTGCCTGCCCGCAAACAGGCGGTACTGGAGAAATACCTAAATTAACCTTCAGGCAGCTTGAAAATCCGCCTGAAATAGGCCGTCTGAAAAAGGAAAACATGTCATAATCAGACAACCTATTTAATTGCGTTGCGTTATAAAATGCAGATTCAATCCATTAATAAAACGATGAGACAAAATGATGCCCAAATTATCCCAAACACAAAAAGTCATCAGGTTTTTGCAGGAAAACGCGCCGCAAAGATTTACCGCACGGCAAATTGCAGAAGCGCTTGCCGCGCAATATCCTGACGATTACCGCAATAAAAAAGCCGCTTTTGCAGACGAAAAAAATTTATCGGGCAAGTCGCCTCGGAAATCGGTTCGCAAAAAAACAGCATCATCAAAGCCTGCCCCGATATTGTGATACAGGATAAACCGTTCCCGCGTTTGTATGGGTATCAGGCGGGCTCTGCTTTGGCGGCGGATAACGGTGCCGCAAGTTTTTCGGAGCGGGATCTGTATCCCAAATTAATGCAGTTTTTATCCGGCGATTTGAAACTGTATTGTTTGCGGATTGATGAAAAGCGTTCCAAAAACAACCGCGGCGCCAAAGGCAGCCAATGGCTGCACCCCGATATTGTGGCCATGCAGGCGATGGGCCGGCAGTGGCATGCAGATGTCCGCCAATGTGTGAAATCGGGTTCGGGGCAGAATGTGGCGTTGTGGTCGTTTGAAGTGAAGCCGGTATTGAACGGCGCGAATGTGCGGGAAAGTTTTTTCCAGGCGGTCAGCAATTCCGGCTGAGCCAATGAGGGCTATTTGGCAACCACTGCCGTTATGGGCGAACACACCGAAGCAGAATTGCGGATTTTATCGGCATTGCACGACATCGGCGTGATTGTGCTGAATATCGACAATCCGAGCGAAAGTGAAATTTTATTGCCGGCCAGGCGTAAAACACAAACCGATTGGCAATCGGTTAACCGCATTGTGGAACAAAATAAGGATTTTGAAACTTTTATCGAATATGTGGCAATTTATTATCAATCGGGAAAAATCGTTGAGAAAAATTGGAACAGATAGTGCTGATGGATTCTATCCAGTGTGTTCAAATGAGCATAACAGCTTACCGGCAGATATGCTGCTGTTGCGCGCGATTATAAAAACGGAAGCTACGCGGAATACGTTTTTCCCGCTTGAATTTTATCTGCACAAAAATTGACCCGGCAACTTGACTTTCAAACGGCCTCGAACGCCATTGCCAGAAAAACCTTACAATACTGTGCTTGAAACTTTTCCGTTTCGAAGAATGATTCCACCTGCCGCCCCGCCGTCTTTCTGTTGCGCCCATGATCGATTAGACTGATGCCTACTACCGCCATATGGCTCACCAAATCACCCGCCACACTTGGCTTTACAGCGAAGTGATGCATGCCGGTACCGTTATCCACAGCGATAAAAACCATTTTTTAAGATTCAACGAAGGCGAACAGCCGGTAGCCCTTCAGCTAGGGCGGCAGCGAGTCGGCTGCTTTGGTGCAGGAGGCCAAAGCTGGCGAGGCCTACGGCTACAATGAAATCAACCTTAACTGCGGCTGCCCCAGCCTGTGCGTGCAAAATGCGCTTTCGGCGCTGGCTTGATGAACGAAACTGCGCTGGTAACCGACTGCCTCAATGCTATGCAGGATGCGGTGCAGATTCCCGTAACCGTTAAACACCGCATCGGCATCGGTCGCCAAAACGAATATGTGGTTGTGCTCGATTTTGTGGGTACGCTTTCTGTTCAGACGGCCTGAAAATATTGCCGTTCAACTGTTCAGCCAATCTTTCGCCAGCAGCGGGCGTTTGGATGCGGAATATTACCAACCCAAGTTTGACCGCCTGCTTGCCCATATCCGCAAACAAAAATACGCCTGCTTGGGCGATTTGGCTGATTTGTCCAAATCGGTTGAACCGGGCTCTGAAGCTTACCGTGATGAAGGCATACCGTTTGTTCGTGTAGCGGATTTATCTGGATTTGGTATTGCCCCGACAGATAAATTTTTAAACCCTGAAAACTTTCATAATGTTATCCGCCCCCAAAAGATACCGTATTGTTAAGCAAAGACGGCACGGTCGGCATCGCTTACCGTGTGCCGCAGAATATGAATGTGATTACTTCGGGCGCAATTGTGTATCTGAATATCAAACCGCAATATCGCGAAACCCTGCTGCCCGATTGTCTGGCTTTGGTATTAAATTCGCCCGCAGTCCGTTTGCAGGTAGAACGCGATGAAGGCGGCTTGATTATCCGGCATTGGAAGCCGTCTGAAATAAAAGAAGTTTTGATTTCCATACTGCCTTTATCCATGCAGAAACATATCAGCAATAAAGCGCAGCATAGTTTCATGCTGAAAAAGAAAAGTGAAAATTTGTTGGAAGAAGCCCAAAAGCGGGTAAAGCAAGAAATTGAAAATCAAGAAATGGAGATATAGAATATTGTTGAAGGGGCTTAGGAAGCAAAATTAGCCCAAGGGTCGATTTCTCAGTATTTTAAGCAAGACTAATACAGATCATCATGCCTGTGATTGA
This genomic interval from Neisseria musculi contains the following:
- a CDS encoding N-6 DNA methylase yields the protein MRQHNVSGRENAFDKLVNIFLAKIKDESENPNNLKVYWKGAAQDNYFDLQDRLQELYKKGMDEFLGEEITHVTNNEIEDAFALFKNKKDETKRTILEKFKEIKYYTNNDFAFLDVHNRPLFFKNGAILKEVVQMLQDIKLKTDGSGQNQFLGDLFEGFLDQGVKQSEGQFFTPMPIVRFLVSSLPLENLIKNGESVPKMIDYACGSGHFLNEYATQIRPIINQYKNADPAPYYAAAYGIEKEYRLSKVAKVSAFMYGQDGINIVYGDGLTAHNDIQNGAFSVLVANPPYSVKGFLDTLSEEEREAFALYRNVKETDKFNAIETFFIERAAQLLQQGGVAAIILPSSVLSNDKIYIKAREILLQRFDIVAIAEFGSSTFGKTPTNTVTLFLRRKGNAPSLAEHYQNRVDSWFDGDNEADGLFEDSDLLVRYYNHCGIDESEYLDFLKSKKLPENGIFADYRAEYEKSGDWKAMQKKRDFKRKSTDEKQAEFEKRAFDFAAEIEKDKLRYFMLAAANPQPVLIIKSPSESKAAKTFLGYEWSTRKGSEGIRYIGSSETENEDEDNPNRNQGIFKMQTPLFNPNDLADSGKLNHLIRHNFQTALTQKQPEIPEHLKIFASLRPLHEMLDFSRTKFDKAIQTALAEKVKIVSKYPLVKLKDLADVYRGVTYAKTEQLQEKTSKIILPADNITLDGRLEINKEIYLLESKELDGDKRLKKNDIFICFSSGSEKHIGKLCLITEDTNYFAGGFMGILRASGEVLPQYLFNVLNLDDMRNQVRQLSNGSNIKNLSSSIGELKVPKPPEDVQNQIIAECQKIDQEYESSRMSIEAYRAKIAQIFSDLEVMAQTQSGGVKLFKIKDLLKIYPQKIDPAQHPGQGIYIGLENIEPHTGKLTGEYLHEYSLIKSVKNKFSIREILFGKLRPNLNKVWLSDCEGICSTDILVLQAKNSTQTVLLSHYLRSKSFNEKVLKTVSGQQLPRTSWEALSHIQLALPNESEQKQILAKIADYEAEITKLEQNLQSLPARKQAVLEKYLN